Part of the Streptomyces sp. NBC_00457 genome, GAACACCGCGTCGATGGACTTGTCGCCGAGTACGGCGTCGAGGTCGGTGGTCGCCTCGGCGAAGCCGAACTTCCGTTGCGCGTTGGCCCCGGACAGCGCCGTCGTGGTGACGACGGTCGACAAATCGACGCCGTCGCGCTGCGCGAGGTGCGGAAGCAGCATCGACGTCGCGTAGTTGCCCGCGCCGACGAACGCGAGCCGCACCGGCGTCTTGGCGGCCCGGGCCGGACTCCGCTTGACGTTCACCGTGGGCACGGCCACCGCCGGAGCCTCGGCTTCCACCGCCTGGTCGGGGTACCGGAACAGCACGGCGACGGCCTTCAACTCGCCGTCCTTCAGGCGCTGGTACGTCTCTACGGCGTCATCGAAATCGGCGACGTGGGAGATCAGAGGCTCCACGTCGACGCGGCCGCGGGCGACGAGGTCGAGGAAGCACGCCAGGTTGCGGCGCTCGGTCCAGCGCACGTAGCCGATCGGGTAGTCCCGGCCCTCCAGCTCGTACTCCGGGTCGTAGCGACCGGGGCCGTAGCTGCGGGAGAACCGGACGTCGAGCTCCTTCTCGTAGTACGCGTTCCACGGCAGGTCCAGACGGCACTTGCCGATGTCGACGACCCGGCCGCGGTCCCGGCAGAGCCGGGCGGCCAGCTCCACGGGCTGATTGCTGCCGCCGCCGGCGGCCAGGTACACCTGGTCCACGCCGTGGCCGTCGGTGAGCTCGGCGACAGCGGCTTCCACGGCGGCCGACGCGGGGTCGCCGCAGGCCGCGGCACCCAGACGCTCGGCCAGCTCGCAGCGCACCGGGTCGGGGTCGGCGCCGACGACGCGGACTCCCGAGGCGGCGAGGAGCTGCACCACCAGCTGTCCGATCAGCCCGAGGCCGATGACCAGGGCCACTTCACCGAGCTGTGACTCGCCCTGGCGGACGCCCTGCATCGCGATCGACCCGACGGTGCCGAAGGCCGCGTGCCGCGGCGCGAGTCCGTCCGGCACCGGGGCGTAGAGGTTCTTCGGCACCCAGTTCAGCTCGGCGTGCAGCGCGTGCTCGTTGCCGGCGCAGGCCACGAGGTCGCCGACCTTCACGTCGTCGATGCCGGCGCCGACCTGCTCGACCACCCCGCACAGCGAGTAGCCCAGCGGCGTGTAGGAGTCCAGCTTGCCCATCACCTTGCGGTAGGTGGCGGGCACCCCGTTGGTGGCCACGCTCTGCATGACCTTGGCCACCTGGTCGGGCCGGGAGCGGGCCTTGCCCACCATCGACATGCCGGCCTCGGACACCTTCATGAGCTCGGTCCCGGTGGAGATCAGCGAGAAGGCGCTCCGGACCAGCACACCGCCCGGCTTGCACCCCGGCACCGGCACGTCGAGCAGCGCCAGCTCGCCGCTCTTGTAGTTCTGCACAACCTGCTTCACTCAAACTCCCCTTGTCCCTACGCCGTCGAGCGGTGGCTGTGAACCGGCCCCGGAGGTCGCGCCGCGATACCAGTACTCGAGGGTCAGCACATGCCACAGATGCTTGGAGAAGTCCCGCTGCCCGGCGGCGTCCTCGGCGACCATCCGCGCCAGCGCGTCGCGCCGCAGGAACCCGGAGTTGACGAGCACGCCGTCGTTCACCACCTCGCGCACCAGCGGTGCCAGATCCCGGCTCATCCAGGCCCTCAGCGGGGCGCTGAACAGGCCCTTGGGCCGGTACACGATCTCCCGGGGCAGGATCGAGGTGGCCGCCTCCTTGAGAACGGCCTTGCCCTGCCGTCCGACGATCTTGCGGTCGCCGGGCACGGCGAACGCCGCCTTGACCACCTCGACGTCCACGTACGGCACCCGCACCTCGGTCGAGGCGGCCATGCTGGAGCGGTCCGTGTAGGCGAGGTTCAGGCCCGGCAGGAACATCCGGGCATCGCCCAGGCACATGCGGTTGACGAAGTCGTCGAGGTCGTTGTCCTGGTAGATGTCCGCATGCTCGGTCAGCACGTCCTCGACCGTCCCGGCCAGGTCCGGGTTGACCAGAGCGAGCAGCTCGTCCTGGTCGTACATGGTGTAGCTGCGCCGGAACGCGGTCTCCTCCGGCAAGTCGGCGAAGGACAGGAACCGCTTCGCGAAGCGCACCGACCGGTACCCTCGGCGGGCCGTCGCGACCGGCAGCCGGTCCACGGCCGCGGACAGTCCGCGCCGCAGGGGCCGCGGGACGCGCTGGTAGCGCAGCGCCAGCAGGTTGGCCAGGTGCTTGCGGTACCCGGCGAACAGCTCGTCGGCACCCATCCCCGAGAGCATCACCTTGACCCCGGCCTCCCGGGCGGCCGAGCAGATCAGGAACGTGTTGATCGCGGCGGGATCGCCGATCGGCTCGTCCAAGTGGTGCGTCATCCGCGGCAGCAGGTCGAGCACGTCCGGGGCGATCTCGATCTCGTGCAGGTCGACGCCGAACCGCTCGGCCACCTGACGCGCGTAGCGAAGGTCGTCCGGCATCGCCTCGAACTTGGCGTCCTCGGCGCGGAACCCGATCGTGTAGGCGGAGATCCCGGGCCGGTCGCGGGCCGCAAGGGCGGTCAGGTAACTGGAGTCGAGACCGCCGGAGAGGAAGGTCGCCACGGGTACGTCGGAGAGCAGGTGGCGCCGGGTCGACTCCTCGACGATGGCAGCGATGTCCGGCCGCTCGCCGGCCTGCGCCCGCTCCCTGCCCTCGGCGGCGACGTCCTTCAGGTTCCAGAACCGGCCGCGCTCCACCCGGCCGTCGGGCCGGAACCTCATCCAGCTCCCCGGCGGCAGCTTCTCCGCCTCGCGGAACGCGCAGCGTGAGTCCGGCACCCAGTAGTACAGCAGCGAGGCCACCAGCGCCGCGTCGTCCACCTCCAGGGAACCGCCGGTCGCGGTGGCGAGCGCCTTGAGCTCGGAGGCGAACACCAGGCCCCCGCCGCGCCGGAGCAGGAACAGCGGCTTGATGCCCAACTGGTCGCGGACCAGCACCAGTTCACCGGTGCGCTCGTCGAAGATCCCGAACGCGAACATGCCGCGCAGCCTTGGCAGGCAGTCCGTGCCCCAGTGCCGCCAGGCCTCCAGGAGCACCTCGGTGTCGGAGGTGCCGCGGAAGCGCACCCCGGCGGCGGCCAGTTCGGCACGCAGCTCGGGCGCGTTGTACAGCTCGCCGTTGTAGGTCAGGGCGAGGCCGCCCGAGACCATCGGCTGGGCGCCGGTCCCGGACAGGTCGATGATGGCCAGCCGGCGGTGTCCGAGCTGTACTTCACCGTCACCGACGGGGTGGCCGTACCGGCCAGCCCCGTCCGGGCCGCGATGGGCGAGGGTGTCGGTGAGCCGGTCGGTCACGGCCTTCCCGTCCGGCCATCGGTAAGTGCCTGCGATGCCACACATGTCCTACCGCGCTTCCTGGTCGTTGTCCGGGCCCTTTGCGGCCCACACCGGCAGCCGCTCCGTCCGGCCCGTGCCGTTCTGCCGGGCCGGTGTCTCGCCGCGGCCGCGCAGCGCGGTGTGCGGCCCGTCCCACAGCGTGCCGTCGGTCCGGTCACGCGGATCGGGATCGATCAGCACCACGCCGATCACCGGGATGCGCTGGTCCGCGAGCTGCCGCGCCACGGTGTGCAGCCATGCGGCGCTGCCGTGCCCGGCACGTACGACCAGCACGGTCCGGGTACCGAGGTACCGGAGGTCGGTCCACGCGGTGCCGGGCGCCACCGAGCCGACGCCGATCCGGAGTTCCTGATGCGGCACGGCCGCGGCACGCTCGCCGCTGACCACGGTGGGGTCTCCCGGTTTCTGGCGGCGCTTCTCGAGCTGCGGGCCGGGCAGACCGTCGATGATGACGGCCGGCCCCTCCGCCGCCAGGGCCCGGCCGAGGTTCAGGGCGATCACGCTCGTGCTGCGCGCACAGCCCAGTTCCAGCAGCGACACCGGTTCCGTTTCCGCGGAGCCGCGCACGGTGCGGGCCAGGTGCGCGGTGAGCCGTTCGCGTGTCACCCGGGTCCGCCG contains:
- the asnB gene encoding asparagine synthase (glutamine-hydrolyzing), which encodes MCGIAGTYRWPDGKAVTDRLTDTLAHRGPDGAGRYGHPVGDGEVQLGHRRLAIIDLSGTGAQPMVSGGLALTYNGELYNAPELRAELAAAGVRFRGTSDTEVLLEAWRHWGTDCLPRLRGMFAFGIFDERTGELVLVRDQLGIKPLFLLRRGGGLVFASELKALATATGGSLEVDDAALVASLLYYWVPDSRCAFREAEKLPPGSWMRFRPDGRVERGRFWNLKDVAAEGRERAQAGERPDIAAIVEESTRRHLLSDVPVATFLSGGLDSSYLTALAARDRPGISAYTIGFRAEDAKFEAMPDDLRYARQVAERFGVDLHEIEIAPDVLDLLPRMTHHLDEPIGDPAAINTFLICSAAREAGVKVMLSGMGADELFAGYRKHLANLLALRYQRVPRPLRRGLSAAVDRLPVATARRGYRSVRFAKRFLSFADLPEETAFRRSYTMYDQDELLALVNPDLAGTVEDVLTEHADIYQDNDLDDFVNRMCLGDARMFLPGLNLAYTDRSSMAASTEVRVPYVDVEVVKAAFAVPGDRKIVGRQGKAVLKEAATSILPREIVYRPKGLFSAPLRAWMSRDLAPLVREVVNDGVLVNSGFLRRDALARMVAEDAAGQRDFSKHLWHVLTLEYWYRGATSGAGSQPPLDGVGTRGV
- a CDS encoding bi-domain-containing oxidoreductase gives rise to the protein MKQVVQNYKSGELALLDVPVPGCKPGGVLVRSAFSLISTGTELMKVSEAGMSMVGKARSRPDQVAKVMQSVATNGVPATYRKVMGKLDSYTPLGYSLCGVVEQVGAGIDDVKVGDLVACAGNEHALHAELNWVPKNLYAPVPDGLAPRHAAFGTVGSIAMQGVRQGESQLGEVALVIGLGLIGQLVVQLLAASGVRVVGADPDPVRCELAERLGAAACGDPASAAVEAAVAELTDGHGVDQVYLAAGGGSNQPVELAARLCRDRGRVVDIGKCRLDLPWNAYYEKELDVRFSRSYGPGRYDPEYELEGRDYPIGYVRWTERRNLACFLDLVARGRVDVEPLISHVADFDDAVETYQRLKDGELKAVAVLFRYPDQAVEAEAPAVAVPTVNVKRSPARAAKTPVRLAFVGAGNYATSMLLPHLAQRDGVDLSTVVTTTALSGANAQRKFGFAEATTDLDAVLGDKSIDAVFVVTRHSSHAELTRKALLAGKTVFVEKPLALSEDELAGVLAAVEESGNDRLQVGFNRRFAPLLQEARERFGARTGPANLRYLVNAGRLQHGSWYLQQGSEGSRFAGEGGHFIDTASWLLDADPVSVYAVAPTGNEDLQVVLRYPDGSTATISYVTTGPAGLPKETLDLVADGKALRLDDFVRATVYGRKKWVSSRLPKARDKGQNAELAAFIKAVRTGGPMPVPLQSLVATTAATLAVQAGLAGGAPVTLAGPR